One genomic segment of Misgurnus anguillicaudatus chromosome 23, ASM2758022v2, whole genome shotgun sequence includes these proteins:
- the LOC129453480 gene encoding uncharacterized protein isoform X1 — protein MEGDSLTLHTDTKLQIHDVIDWTYQKTLLTKINNAANKTKIHDDVLDGRFRDRLQMNNQSGDLTITNITTQHTGLYEMTISSTQKISSHRFNVTVYARLPVPVITTQNSSSLETSSCVLLCSVMNVRDVRDVSLSWYKGNRLLSIISVSDLNNNISLHLKCLNDSYSCVVNNTISNQTQHVNTDLCQTCSDCVCCCYGPEAVIRLVVSALVGVATVALLVYDIYDNAN, from the exons atggagggagattctcttactctacacactgataCTAAACTACAGATACATGATGTGATCGACTGGACTTATCAAAAGACTCTCTTAACTAAAATTAATAATGCAGctaataagacaaaaatacatgatgatgttcttgatgggagattcagagacagactaCAAATGAATAATCAgtctggagatctcaccatcacaaacatcacaactcaacacactggactttatGAAATGACCATCAGTAGCACACAGAAGATCTCTTCACACAGATTCAATGttactgtctatg CTCGTCTGCCTGTTCCTGTCATCACCACACAAAACTCTTCATCATTAGAAACATCATCATGTGTGTTATTGTGTTCAGTGATGAATGTGAGAGATGTaagagatgtgagtctgtcctggtataAAGGAAATCGTTTATTGTCCatcatcagtgtgtctgatctcaacaaCAACATCTCTCTTCATCTGAAGTGTCTGAATGATTCTTACAGCTGTGTGGTGAACAATACCATCAGTAATCAAACTCAACATGTCAACACTGATCTCTGTCAGACGTGTTCAG ACTGTGTTTGCTGTTGTTATGGTCCTGAAGCTGTTATCCGATTGGTCGTCTCTGCTCTGGTGGGCGTGGCTACTGTTGCTCTTTTGGTTTATGACATTTATGACAACGCAAACTGA